One Zootoca vivipara chromosome 9, rZooViv1.1, whole genome shotgun sequence DNA window includes the following coding sequences:
- the SRD5A3 gene encoding polyprenol reductase, translating into MAELWLVLAASFLAALLALRLPSLKPSPGRPSLSLAAVFQDLLRYGKTKSGCGQRPPQLQVFDVPKRWFYHFYVVSVIWNGFVLLLLLQSHLLSRPFPIWLQDILSILDGVSQDHDGGGESLSVFLVCLFVWLNSCRRLKECLHISVFSGGVIHIVQYCFGLCYYVLLGLTVLCQVPTNVREGKDHRLTVCWYHVIGVLMFIWASVHQHRCHVILANLRKNKSGKVLNLDHSIPFGDWFEFVSCPHYFAELLIYLSMAVMFGFNNLTWWLVVTYVFFNQAVSAVLCHEYYLSNFKHYPKCRKAYIPFIF; encoded by the exons ATGGCTGAGCTGTGGCTGGTGCTGGCCGCCAGTTTCCTCGCGGCGCTGCTGGCTCTGCGGCTGCCTTCGCTGAAGCCCTCTCCGGGGCGCCCCTCGCTCAGCCTGGCGGCGGTGTTCCAGGATCTCCTCCGCTACGGCAAGACCAAGAGCGGCTGCGGGCAGCGCCCGCCCCAGCTGCAGGTCTTCGACGTGCCCAAGAG GTGGTTCTATCACTTCTATGTTGTGTCGGTGATCTGGAACGGTTttgtgctgctgttgcttctcCAAAGCCACCTTCTGTCAAGGCCCTTCCCTATTTGGCTTCAGGACATCCTCAGTATTCTTGATGGAGTATCGCAGGACCACGATGGAG GTGGTGAGTCCCTGTCTGTTTTCCTGGTTTGCCTCTTTGTCTGGTTAAACAGCTGTAGACGGCTAAAAGAGTGTCTTCACATCAGTGTGTTCTCAGGAGGTGTCATTCATATTGTACAGTACTGCTTTGGACTCTGTTACTATGTTCTGCTGGGCTTAACGGTGTTATGTCAAGTGCCAACCAATGTCCGGGAAG GGAAAGATCACCGACTGACTGTCTGCTGGTACCATGTCATTGGAGTCCTGATGTTCATTTGGGCTTCTGTTCATCAACATAGATGTCATGTGATTCTAGCTAATCTTAGAAAAAATAAATCAG GAAAAGTACTAAATTTGGACCACAGTATTCCTTTCGGCGACTGGTTTGAGTTTGTGTCCTGTCCGCATTACTTTGCCGAACTTCTAATATACCTGTCGATGGCCGTCATGTTTGGGTTTAACAATTTAACATGGTGGCTAGTTGTGACTTATGTGTTCTTTAACCAGGCAGTGAGTGCCGTTTTGTGCCATGAATATTACCTGAGCAACTTCAAACACTATCCAAAGTGTCGGAAAGCCTACATACCCTTTATTTTTTAG